A DNA window from Drosophila biarmipes strain raj3 chromosome 2R, RU_DBia_V1.1, whole genome shotgun sequence contains the following coding sequences:
- the LOC108023004 gene encoding cytochrome P450 6g1, translating to MALTEVLFLVVAVLVAVYMWFQRNHSHWERKGIPYIPPTPIIGNTKVVFKLENSFGMHLSEIYNDPRVKDEAVVGIYCLNKPGLIIRDIELVKSVLIKDFNRFHNRYARCDPHRDPLGYNNLFFVRDAHWKDIRTKLTPVFTSGKVKQMYTLMQEIGKDLEDALKRHGEKCSGKYITEIKEICAQFSTDSIATIAFGIRANSLQNPNAEFRNYGRKLFTFTISRAKDFFVAFFLPKLVSLLRIQFFTPDFAQFMRTTIGHVMQERERTGLLRNDLIDVLVGLRKEAAAEPSKPHYAKNQDFLVAQAGVFFNAGFETSSSTMSFALYELAKHPEMQQRLRQEINEALLEGGGTLPYEKIQSLEYLAMVVDEVLRMYPVLPFLDREYESVKGEPDLSLKPFYDYSYENGTPVFIPVYALQHDPKYWTNPSQFDPERFSPENRKSIVAMAYQPFGSGPHNCIGSRIGLLQAKLGLVSLLKNHSVRTCEATMKKMSFDPKGFVLQAEGGIHLEIVNDRLYEESAALVH from the exons ATGGCGCTGACGGAAGTCCTTTTCCTGGTGGTCGCTGTCCTGGTGGCGGTGTACATGTGGTTccagcgaaaccacagccattGGGAGCGCAAGGGGATACCATATATCCCGCCCACACCGATAATAGGAAACACAAAGGTGGTCTTCAAGCTGGAGAACTCCTTTGGCATGCACCTCTCGGAGATCTACAATGACCCACGGGTCAAGGACGAGGCTGTAGTCGGAATATATTGCCTTAACAAGCCTGGCTTGATTATTCGCGATATAGAGCTGGTCAAATCGGTTCTGATTAAGGACTTTAACCGGTTCCACAACCGTTACGCCCGCTGTGATCCCCATCGCGATCCTTTGGGCTACAATAATCTGTTCTTCGTGAGGGATGCCCATTGGAAGGACATCCGTACGAAGCTCACTCCAGTTTTCACCAGTGGAAAGGTTAAGCAGATGTATACCCTGATGCAAGAG ATTGGCAAAGATCTGGAAGACGCCCTGAAGAGACATGGAGAGAAGTGCTCTGGCAAATACATTACCGAGATCAAGGAGATCTGCGCCCAGTTCTCCACGGACAGCATTGCCACCATCGCCTTCGGGATCCGTGCGAATAGCCTGCAGAACCCCAATGCCGAGTTCCGGAACTACGGACGCAAGTTGTTCACCTTTACCATATCCCGAGCCAAGGACTTTTTCGTGGCCTTCTTTCTGCCCAAGCTGGTGTCACTGCTGCGCATCCAGTTCTTCACTCCGGACTTTGCTCAGTTCATGCGGACAACCATTGGCCATGTGATGCAGGAAAGGGAGCGAACGGGCCTGCTGCGCAATGATCTGATTGATGTTTTGGTGGGTCTGCGcaaggaggcggcggcggagccCTCGAAGCCGCACTATGCCAAGAACCAGGACTTTCTAGTGGCTCAAGCGGGAGTATTCTTCAATGCCGGATTCGAGACCTCCTCCTCGACCATGTCCTTTGCTCTGTATGAGTTGGCCAAGCATCCGGAGATGCAGCAACGTTTGCGGCAGGAGATCAACGAAGCTCTGCTGGAGGGCGGTGGCACATTGCCCTACGAGAAGATCCAATCCCTGGAGTACTTGGCCATGGTGGTGGATGAGGTGCTGCGCATGTACCCGGTACTGCCGTTCCTGGACCGTGAGTACGAGAGTGTGAAGGGGGAGCCGGATCTAAGTCTGAAGCCGTTCTACGACTATTCCTATGAGAACGGAACCCCTGTCTTTATACCAGTCTATGCCCTGCAACACGACCCAAAG TACTGGACAAATCCCAGCCAGTTCGATCCGGAGCGCTTCTCTCCCGAGAACCGCAAGTCCATCGTGGCCATGGCTTATCAGCCCTTCGGATCCGGACCCCACAACTGCATCGGCAGTAGAATTGGTCTTCTCCAAGCCAAACTAGGACTCGTCAGCCTGCTAAAGAATCACTCGGTTAGGACTTGTGAGGCTACCATGAAGAAGATGAGTTTCGATCCCAAGGGTTTTGTGCTGCAGGCCGAAGGTGGTATTCACCTGGAGATTGTAAACGATCGTCTTTACGAGGAGAGTGCCGCTCTGGTCCATTAG
- the LOC108023089 gene encoding WASH complex subunit 1: protein MEESPYLHSPYQVSIIATDLHHEDTIIQAAQALDCLHKTINSIFERIDARLARNGSKVEDINNRVKRAQAKIDALVGSKRAIQIFAPARFPASDVLAPLPATFPQVVSNPLMEEQDEQQSQRQYSSHSNTDQKQEDADIFFHVRGEREHESPLVVERKITNRTAGLGALPLAGIRSVPSLMRFNTNEFAYGEDLNAWKRSLPPQGARRVASQCSRPTAEKLLAPAPHSLAHGTTKLATPAGDLRYNPAALAAPAIDVPMDLPDLPGIANDLQYEPVEEQTPIAPSQQFGDLPELPDLGLEEQEITVQAIAAQTHIPGPTRKTGLGQCPSPVTTAPPPPPPPPPPPPPPPEQSKRIPSPPPFPTNGAVKPLSPSPSTPLKMPPPPPPTEDPRSELMAAIRNAGGVHGGRLRSQAAAPLDVVDNTRSKAGAAATGDLMADLHNKLMLRRKGISGNQNPGEATAGNPLMQQLSRVIPPPVQPRKGSQSSDDARSEDDEDGWN from the coding sequence ATGGAGGAATCACCTTACCTGCACAGCCCCTACCAGGTGTCCATCATAGCCACCGACCTGCACCACGAGGACACCATAATCCAAGCAGCCCAGGCCCTGGACTGTCTACACAAAACCATAAACTCCATTTTCGAGCGAATCGATGCCCGCTTGGCGAGAAATGGTTCAAAGGTTGAGGACATAAACAATCGTGTGAAGCGCGCCCAGGCGAAAATCGATGCGCTCGTTGGCTCCAAGCGGGCCATCCAGATTTTTGCACCCGCCCGCTTTCCGGCCAGCGACGTCCTGGCCCCGCTCCCAGCCACCTTTCCACAGGTGGTATCGAATCCGCTGATGGAGGAGCAGGATGAGCAGCAGTCGCAGCGCCAATAcagcagccacagcaacaCGGACCAGAAGCAGGAGGATGCCGACATCTTCTTCCATGTGCGTGGCGAACGGGAGCACGAGTCGCCGCTGGTCGTCGAACGGAAGATAACCAACCGCACTGCAGGCCTGGGAGCCCTTCCCTTAGCCGGAATTCGTTCTGTGCCCTCCCTGATGCGCTTTAACACCAATGAGTTTGCCTATGGCGAGGATCTGAATGCCTGGAAGCGCTCTTTACCGCCGCAAGGTGCCCGCCGAGTAGCCAGTCAGTGTTCAAGGCCCACCGCCGAGAAGCTGTTGGCTCCGGCTCCTCACTCGCTGGCCCATGGCACCACCAAACTGGCTACGCCAGCCGGGGATCTGCGCTACAATCCTGCTGCCCTAGCTGCTCCCGCTATCGATGTTCCGATGGATCTTCCCGATCTGCCGGGTATAGCCAATGATCTGCAGTATGAGCCTGTGGAGGAGCAGACACCCATTGCCCCTTCCCAGCAGTTCGGTGACCTGCCAGAGCTCCCAGATTTGGGTCTGGAGGAGCAAGAGATCACAGTGCAAGCCATCGCGGCACAGACGCACATTCCAGGACCGACGAGAAAGACGGGTCTGGGACAGTGTCCATCGCCAGTCACGACGGCTCCGCCTCCTccaccgccaccaccgccgccaccaccTCCCCCGCCAGAGCAGTCGAAGAGGATTCCATCGCCGCCACCTTTCCCCACCAACGGAGCTGTGAAGCCACTGTCTCCCTCACCATCAACACCTCTCAAAATGCCCCCACCGCCTCCACCCACTGAAGATCCGCGATCTGAGCTAATGGCCGCCATAAGAAATGCCGGCGGAGTCCACGGCGGACGTCTTCGGTCGCAGGCGGCCGCTCCGCTCGATGTGGTGGACAACACACGCTCCAAGGCGGGAGCCGCTGCCACTGGTGACCTAATGGCGGACCTGCACAATAAGCTGATGCTTCGAAGGAAGGGAATCTCTGGAAACCAGAATCCCGGGGAGGCCACGGCTGGCAATCCCCTGATGCAGCAGCTGTCTCGGGTGATTCCACCACCGGTGCAGCCCCGAAAGGGATCTCAGTCCAGTGACGATGCGCGCTCCGAGGATGATGAAGACGGGTGGAACTAG
- the LOC108022256 gene encoding protein transport protein Sec61 gamma-2 subunit — MDKVVKFAEPGRAFAKDSIRLVKRCTKPDRKEFQKIAIATAVGFCIMGFIGFFVKLIHIPINNIIVGS, encoded by the coding sequence ATGGACAAAGTCGTTAAATTCGCCGAGCCTGGACGCGCCTTCGCCAAGGACTCCATTCGTCTGGTGAAGCGCTGCACAAAGCCCGACCGTAAGGAGTTCCAAAAAATTGCCATCGCCACCGCCGTGGGCTTCTGCATAATGGGCTTCATCGGTTTCTTTGTAAAACTGATACACATCCCCATTAACAACATCATCGTGGGCTCCTAA